A single Alcanivorax borkumensis SK2 DNA region contains:
- a CDS encoding DUF2189 domain-containing protein, which produces MPQPPTQEEDTRPFVAPCHSIDNTAPLRWLRKGWRDFLNAPGPSLLYGAIMVFISYLISAATWWFGNMGLYLGLLSGFVFLGPLLALNLYAISIQLQQGRQPSLSESLKQARSCLGDALTFTVILVVVFLVWARAANLIYIFYPVNEWHLENVLLFFGVGSSVGALFCAIVFTVSAFSLPMIMDRKTDMVTGVITSTNAVLRNKLPLFIWASLIGGCLLVGLLTAYLGLLVLLPVLGFATWHAYREVIDAEEWEPRFELPKED; this is translated from the coding sequence GTGCCCCAACCCCCGACCCAAGAAGAAGATACCCGGCCATTTGTGGCTCCATGCCACAGCATTGATAACACCGCACCGCTGCGTTGGTTGCGCAAAGGGTGGCGCGACTTTCTTAATGCACCGGGGCCAAGCCTGCTCTATGGCGCGATAATGGTCTTTATCAGCTACCTAATTAGTGCCGCGACCTGGTGGTTCGGCAATATGGGCCTGTATCTTGGCCTACTTTCAGGCTTTGTGTTCTTGGGGCCGCTACTCGCACTCAATCTTTACGCCATTAGTATCCAGTTGCAACAAGGCCGCCAACCAAGCCTGTCAGAAAGTCTGAAGCAGGCACGTTCATGCTTGGGGGATGCCCTGACCTTTACGGTCATTCTGGTGGTGGTATTTTTGGTGTGGGCCAGGGCCGCTAATTTGATCTATATCTTTTACCCGGTGAACGAGTGGCATTTGGAAAATGTGCTGCTTTTTTTTGGAGTCGGCAGTAGCGTAGGAGCGTTATTTTGCGCCATCGTTTTCACGGTTAGTGCCTTTTCGTTGCCCATGATTATGGATCGCAAGACCGATATGGTCACGGGGGTTATCACGAGTACAAATGCGGTATTACGGAATAAGCTACCTCTATTTATCTGGGCCAGCTTGATTGGGGGTTGCCTATTGGTCGGGCTGTTAACAGCATATCTAGGTTTATTGGTGCTACTACCGGTACTTGGCTTTGCTACCTGGCATGCTTACCGAGAGGTGATCGACGCAGAGGAATGGGAACCGCGATTTGAGTTGCCCAAAGAAGATTGA